TACAGGTATTTCAAGGTATAGACATTAGATCTTTAACACCAAGAATGGTTAAGGCAATTACTGAAAAGACAAGGGAGGAAAAGCCTCGTCCTAAAGGTGAAAGTGCCCCCCCTAGTGGGGTAATGTCCATGCATTCTGTTAGCCTACTACTTGAAGCAATTTTACTCAAGGCAAAATCACTGGAGGAACTTGGCAGATATATAGGTTAGTTGCTCTTGTTCGTTTTTCTAACTATAGATTTATATGATATTTTGAAGACAATATTCTGTAACAGCGTTATGTTATTGTCATGATTGGTTAGCAAGATGAACAATGCAAATAGATACTAGAGTTTCTCTTATTTCAGTTTGACTGTGCTATTGATCATAATTCTTCTTGTTCATCAGAGTCAGCAAAAGAGTGCAGGATAATCCTTGATACAGTGGAATCAGCTCTGCCTAATGGAATGCCCGAAAACATTGGTGAAGACTGCAAATTGCAGGAAATGTTTCACAAAGCTTTGGAATTACTACCTACTTTGTGGATTAAGGGAGGGTATCTGGATGAGGCCATAAACGCCTATCGCCGTGTCCTTGTTAAACCATGGAATCTTGATCCAAACAAGTTGGCTGCCATACAGAAAGAATTGGCCGGGACATTACTCTATGGAGGTGTTGAAGCAAGCCTTCCCCTTAAGTTTCATGTATTTGGCCCAAGAACGCCTAAAAACAATGTAGAAGAAGCAATCCTTCTGTTGCTAATACTCATGAGGAAAGTGGTGATGCAAGAAATAAACTGGGATCCTGAGATTATGAATCATCTGACTTATGCACTTTCTATCTCAAGACAATTTGAATTACTCGCTGAGCATGTTGAGCGGATCCTTCCTGGAATTTATAGTCGAGCTGAGAGGTGGTACTTTCTTGCTCTATGTTATAATGCTGCAGGACAGAATGAAGCAGCTTTGAACCTTCTAATGAAAGTTTGCGGTTCCTCTGAAGTAAAGCACAAGCccaattttcattcttttttgttGCTTGCAAAATTGTGTTCAGAGGATATGAAATATGCACGTGATGGAATTAAATTTTCTCATAGAATGATCGATATGGCCAGTGAACAAGGTAAGCATTTCAATCCTGAAGCCCACAAATTTTTAGGTGTTTGCTATGGGAATGCAGCTAGAGCGTCTGTGTCAGACTCTGAAAGAACTCTTTTCCAAAAAGAATCATTGAACTCCTTACAAGTTTCTTCTCTCGATAGGAGTCATGATCCAGAAGTAATGTTCAACATTAGCTTGGAAAATGCTGTGCAGAGAAATCTTGATGTTGCATTCTACAGTGCAATGGCGTACTCAAATATGGTGGCTGATGGCTCTGGAAGAGGTTGGAAGCTTTTGACCCTCATACTTTCAGCTGAGAAGCGACTCAAGGATGCTGAAACCATAGTTGATTTTGCTTTGGATGAAGCCGAGAGGATGGATCAATTGGATTTTCTTCGATTGAAAGCTGTCCTTAAAATTGCTCAGGAACAGCCAAAGCAAGCAATAGAAACCTACAGAATCTTGCTAGCACTAATTCAAGCACGAGATGAACTTCAGCTTCAGGCTAAGAACTTTGACCAATCCAAAGACTTGGAACTGGAGGTTTTTACCAACTCTAAATTGTTTCTATATTATGCTTGTTTTTTACTCCGTGATACAGATAGGCATGCCCTGATAATCTTTCCTTTGACCCTTTTCCACATCAAGAAGAGATCAACAGCTTCTAAAATCTCTCTTTTGCAGGCAATGGCAGAACGTAACTTGGAACGGGCAGTCTGGCAGGATTTGGCTGCCATATACTCAAAACTTGCTTCCTGGGCAGATGCAGAAATCTGTCTGAACAAAGCCAAGTCATTAGATGTTCATTGCCCCAGAGGTTGGCATACAACAGGTAGAACTATTTTTTAATCATCCTAATTGTATCTTTTGTAATAAAATAGTTGGCAAGGTTGCTAAGGCAAATATTCATgtccatatatataatatagtaGATATTCACTTGAGTTGAACTCGACTGAAATCATTGCAGGCAAGTATTTTGAAGCTCGATCATTACACAAGGAAGCCCTTGTTTCATTCTCTGTTTCTCTGTCGATCAATCCTGATTATATTCCGAGTATCATCTCAACAGCAGAAGTATTGATGAAATGCGGTAACCAATCACTTCCAATTGCACGTAGCTTGTTGATGAATGCTGTAAGATTGGATCCTACAAGCCATGAAGCATGGTTCAACCTTGGAGTGCTTTCCAAAATGGAAGGTCTGTTGCTACAAGCTGCAGACTTTTTTCAAGCTGCACATGAACTCCAACTATCTGCTCCTCTTCAGAGTTTCGTCTAAAAGAATATTCGTTGGTCACCTTTGGAGCTTGGTAAGTTTAGCAGATATGGAAGTTCAAGTATTGCCTTGGTTGTGCCACCAGCATATTCCCATCAATCTTCTTTCCTTCTGCATTCTTTTCCTTGACCACTCATTATCTGTTCAAAGCTGAAGGAATGTTGGACCAACACTTACCAAGATTTTAGGGTAGTCATATGGTTCCAAATTCTCCAAATTCTAATCAACTGATTTTGTGTAGCGAATCAAGGATTTAGTAGAGTATTAAGTAAAtagcatttttcttttcttttcttttcttttttttgctgTATTTTTCTTTGTTCCTCGCTTCAATATAAGGATAGACTTCATTCATGGCCAGAAAAGATAATCAAAATAAGCAAACATGAAAATGCATATTATTTTAGAGGcgcaaaacaaaaataaaataaaataacaactgCAATACCCTAATAAATTTAAGAGTGTCAAATTTCGTAAGGGGTTGAGTCGGCAAAAAATATGGGgtgaaatgttttaaaaaaaattttttttaaccttttgttAATGTCATATCTCGATGAAATTATCAAACTAGAACTTTCTTGCACGTAGATTGGGCCTTGCTCAATCTCCACTCTCTCGGTCCTCTTTCTTTCTCCGTCACTTTCTTGCTTTCCTTCTATCTTCACCACTGCCCTCTCTCACTCTTATTCTCGTCTTGGTCTCCTCGCTCTCGCTCAGCAACACAAATCCTTTGAGATCAAAAACCTACATGAGGGACTGAGAGATTGAAAACCCACAAAGAGGAAAGTTATTTGCAACACAAATCCACAAAGCAACGACACTAAGAGCTGAAACAGAGGAGATGACATGAGAGCAAGGAGAATGTGGACTAGGTGGAGAAAATCAGAGGTGAGGGGATGAGAAGGTCAACGAGGAAAAGGAaggatggaaaaaaaaaagggaatcataaagaagaaagaagaggaaaaacgAAATTAAgagtaattttgtaattttggttGATGAAGATGCAAGTAAAATGACAAATTTCTATAGTTACAAAAAGTAGGACAAAAATCATTCTGAGGGGATTAATACTTAGTGAAATATATATTACATTAATCGTGACATCCTTTAAAGTGATAAAAACAAGCAAGTAATCGGGGATTGTAGTGAATTTTAAGTTCTGTTATGTTCCATCCAGTAAAACTTAATAGTATTCAAAGTTTGTATTATAATTGCTGAAGCCATGTTTGTGAAACAATCCAATAGAAAAAGTTGTTGGGTGTGGATCTGTGATGCTTAAAATTAAACCATGAGTCAAGGACCAGGACTGGCAATGACTGTTCATCAGACAAGCCTCCCTAATTtgtcaaaataaaattgattttgtatcGTCCAAATTCCCTTTGTGTAAGGAGAGAGGTATTTGTCCCCTCTGGAAGTCCGCCCCCGGTATGTTCTTTATTTCGTTCTTTCATGTGCTTTCTGGAATCCAAATTCTTCTTATACCATCGCTCGAAGGGCGGATCCTCGGAGCTACTATAATGTCAATCTCGTTGAAGTCGAAAAAAAGCTCGTCTTTGAAAAGCCAGAACATTCGCATAGAGGAGTATCTGTATCACGCATGCTTCTCCACTGTGACAAAAATGACCTTCGAGACTCTTCTAGAATTCCTACCCCTATCAATTATGAGGGGGGAAAGAAGTCAAAGAGTCTTCTGTCATTCATATACTTTTGTACTGGGACTCATAGCGGAAGAACCCAGAGATCATAAATAAAGGATGGGATAGGAATGGAGGCATTCCAGCCCAACATACTCCGGTGAATGGGTCGAGAGAGATAGGGAGGGGAGGCTGCAAGCGCTGCGGGCGGAGCACAGCAAGCACATCATAGTGCAAGGCAGTCACCCACGGGCACCGGGGATACTAGAATATTCCGTCGACTCTTTTGTTTAGATTGTCTGTCTGTAGACGCAAAGTAGTGTGTTTTTAAATGCATGACTTTCTTTGGCTTGTTTAGTAGAGATTATTACTCCGCCGCGAATCCTCTTGAAAGAGAGGGTGCCTTCGGGAACGCGGACACAAGAAAACATCTTTGGATTACGATTTAAAAGGAACAATCTCAAAGACCAAGATCCGGAATTTCGGGTCATTTCTTGGTGAACAAGCAATCAAGGGAATGGGATACCTTGTTCTTCACTGTTTATCTTGTTGGTCCTAGCCGAGAGAGGGCAGCCTTTAGAAGAAGAGGTTTGGGAAACCAAAGAGAACGCTTCGCGTTTTTCTTATCTTTTCCCActttaggagtaggagtagccaCAAAAAGAGGGATTTGGAATTATTGACCCAATGAGAACCACTAACATCTTCCTCGTTGGGGCTTCGCAAACATGGGAAAACGCTAACGGCGATGGGGAAATTCGGCCCCATCCCTTGGAAAGAAAAAGGTATAGCACCGAAGAAAGGAAAGAACGAGAGTGGTTGTTTTTGTTGTTCCTTGCGAAACGAAGATCATTCGCTTGGCGAATGAAGTGGGTCAACCTCTTTTTGGCTTCGGCCAAACACTTTTTCTCGCTAGTCGAGCTTTCACTAAAAAAAGCGACGATATTGATAGAAGCTTCTTTTTCAATTCTTGGAAAATGAAAGAGAGAAGATTGCAGTAAATCAATATTGCGTTTGACCTGATAGTTTATGGAGCTATCATCTTTCCTAAGCTGCGTTAACAGCCGGGAAAAAGTTCTAATTCGATACGGGTAGGAAAAGAACCCAACTCggtattatataaaaaaaagaaaatcaaaacccAGTCAAGATGATACATTGGAGGAACAATACCTAAAAACAACTGAGGATACTCTAGAATCTTTCGATTGCTCGTTCGAGAATTACGATCTTTGGCTTGGAACTGAATCATTTCCTTGTATCTGAGAAGAACTTCCAGAATAAATAGGAAGGAAGCTTAATCAAATGAATCAGAAAATTTTTTCTATGATCGATCGGTAATAAACATCAACAACTCCGAATTTTGGATTAGTTTCTCCTCATAACAAATATAGTGCTTGGGCCAATAAAACCCTACTAATGGCGAGATAGTTTGATGAGGTAAAACAAAACCCTATACTTTTTCATTTACAAAAACCAATAACCTGAAAAAGATGGATTATTTTGTGAAAGAACTTTTGGGCCTATAAAAAGCGGGATTTGTGCTTGTGGAAATTAATCGAGTAATCGGAGATAAGAAAAAAGATCCATTAGGATATAAAAAAACTCTGCTTGAGATACTACTTCGGGGTTCAAAGCTAGATAGCAGGAGTAGAGCTACTCAGCTAAAGCAGACAATCAACTTCGGGCTACAGATAAGAAGAAAAGCATTGAGCAAGGCACTTACTTCTTGAGCTCCCATTCCGATCCTCTCCCTTTAGTCGAGTGTATTAGATAACCTTCTAGAGTATATTCTAGTTCACAGTTAAGACTTTAGATTAAGCCAATGGAGTAGCTCGTCTCCTTTCATAGTATGAATAAAAGAAGCAAAGTCAATATTACGGAAATCGGCATTCAAAAAAATAGGCATATTGGGAAGGAACAGGAAGAGGGCTAAAAGCGACTCGTTCGTATTGGGAACCACCACGTCAAGGCGACAAAACATATAAAGATCGGCGTAGTCGTTCATAGGGACATATCTATCCGTCTCGAAGTCTCTGTCTAGATCGATTCATAGATCGATTTCTATCCATATGTATCGGTATCTCCGTGGATAGAGATAAAGATAGGGATCCATCTAGATCTTGATTCACTATTCCATTTTTTTGATTGATTgcctttttttttaacaacaagTTTGAAATCTTAATGCAGGCAAGGAGAAGAGAGTTTTTTCTATTATTACTTGCAGGATCGCGTTTACTTATGTTTCACTAATGAATCTCTTGTCTTCAGTGGGGATCCATTTCTGTACCAACTCCGGGGATGATGTAAACCATGTACGTTCGGATTACCAATAGGTAAAGAGGGTAAGAGATAGTCTTGAACTTCACTCTTTCCGATGGTCTTCCGTGGAGGATGTGGTTGGCCCATTTCGGTTGATAAACTCTTTCTCTTACAGCTTTTCTATGGAGAGCTTAGTTTCCAATCCCTTCGTGAAGAGATCGGCAAGGGATGTCCACTTCTATGATTGGTGTTCACAGCCTTAATCCATCCCTTAAACGGAACTGTTAATCATAGAGCTGTCTCCCTTCTTAAAACGTCAAAAGAAAGCTCTACAGGCTCATTTCCATACATCTGAGATAAGAAAGAGAAGCCAAGCTGaccttattattatttaaaggGGAAGGTTTGATAAAGGGTAGTAGGTGTAGGTCTTTCCAGCCGGATTCATTAATGCAATGGAACTCAAGAACAAGTCGTTCTTTCTAGAATACTTGCTGGCATGCGAGACGAGACTGGAACCAAGGCCAGGGCAGGAACTCCAACCAACAGGAACCCTATCATCAACCAATAGGCCAGGAGCGGAAAACGGAAGCCGAGGATCTCATAGAGGAACCACACCAATCCATCCCGAACTTGGGTTTAAACTCTACTGCGGTGACGATACTGTAGGGAGGTCCTACGGAAAAATAGCTCGACGCCAGGATGATTtacatatataaagaagatCCGACTCTGAGATTGTTCGGGAGACATGGTAAACGCCAGAATCTCAATGATGTCAGACTTCTCCTTGAGTGATGGATTTCAATCGTTTTAGGCACTACATTCGCGGGAACACCTTCTGGGATGTACGTCCATCCTACCACACCTCCAACATTTGGAGATCGATACTTTCAATCAGAGACGCCATGTCACAGCTATATAGCTTGTCATAACTCAACACTTATTCAATCGGAACTTATCCCCTTACACCGGAGAGAGGGGTTTGAGGTTGAATCAtattattttggaatctttTCTTTCAATGCCTCCTCTTCCTATTGATCAGAAGCATCCAGCAGCATCACGCCAGTCGAAAGAGTTGAGCTACTAAGCTAAGCAGCTGTTGGGTCTGCTCTGCTTTTTGGGCGAGATACCGGTTTGCTGGTCGAGTGAAGTTCAAGCTTTGATTCGTGTTTGCCTAGCACGAACTGACCTCCTACTTCTATAGATGGCATGAACTCGCAATCTGCGGCTCTAGATCGAATTAAGGAAAAAACTTCGAACCGTAAAACATATATTAGACATTCTCGAAATGGAAAAGGTTAGTATAAGTACtaacttttaattattttaagcctttcttaatcATACTTTCGTATCCCAAGATCTctctcattcagatgtgatCTCGATTCATtcatatatctctcttacaCTTAAGTCATTACACAGAAAATATCTAAAACAACAGTGAAAGCATTTCAACTTGACATATTCTCTGCGCAATGGCATGTCTTAGCAGATATCATCAGAGAGTTTTGCCAACAGAGCCAAACATGGAGTTGGTGCAGGAAAAGTTTCTGTACAGTAATTGCATATAGATGAACTGTTGAGATTGAGACGTAAGTTAGAGTAAATTGTACATTGAAGAACATTGTCAAGAAATATAAGTTTGcacatttattgttttgttgaTTCGTGAATAACAAATACAAGACTGCAGTTCCGTCCAATAATTTCTGCCTTGGGAGACTTGGGAGTATAGACAAGTTGCTTGGCACAAGAAGAGCCGAGGAATGCGGATAAATATACAATCTTTTCCTTTTATTGACACTGCACGATTGAAATTTGCTTCTTAGTAGCGAATCAAACAAGATTTATCACgttgtaataaaataagaacAACATTACATGAAGAAGAGCTTATTATAATGCTATCTATAAATCAGGtatgtgagataaaaagaaaatatctcaGTATTACAAAACTTCGCTAATCTCAGAGTGATAAACATAATGTGCAGAAATGCTGATTAAACTTTAGAAGCTTAGAAATTTCGCTTACAGTGAAAAAGAAGTGAAAGCTGACAAAAGAACACGGCCTCACCCCATACTCCACTGCATCCACAAAAACAAGAAGGAAGTTTTAAAATCACTTGCTATATTAACGACTGTTAGCAAACAATGCCTACCATTGAAATGCTCTAACAAACTGTGTCTAAAAGTGAAAGTTCTTCAACGAGTGAAAGTATAATGGGATTGATTACGCTATATCACCATTACCAACcacaataaagaaaataaatataactgCCAATATAACATcaattaacaaaaagaaaaacaactgGTATTTCAATGACCTTCAGAACTGGTTCTCCCTTGTTAGTGTTAGCAGATTGCTTTGCATTTGCTGCCAATTGAGCACGTGCAGCCCTTCCTGCAGCAGATTTTTCAAATTCTTCTTGCCTGCAAATATTTATACCACTTTTAGTATAAAACACATGGATCATTCACATCATCGTTCCTAATTTGAAATTCCCATTTCAACCTAAAACAGATAGCTCAATACATTATCAAGAGCAGCCAACTATAGATGTTGCATCATTGGTATGAGTTAATGTATACCAATGGGCAttttttcaggtaaagattggtaggtgcAATCCAGTCATCTCAAATTAGAGCACCCATAACTTCCTTTTTCTGGCTTACTTCCTGTTTTTTTTTAGGTCACTAAGAATTTTGTAGGAAAAAGAAGTCAGCTTTCTAAACCTGAACTGACTTACACCAAggtttattttttataacatttttttttctctaaataaaaataaaaataaacttgaTTCTAGCAGTATCTAAATTCTATTttacatatttctttttttttttaaaaaaaaaaaaaaaaaaaaaaaaaaaaaaaaaacctcaaccCTCTCTAGAGGGTGCAGCTGTTAGTTTGTTTGACCATAAGATGAGGAAGGTCGTGATGCTTTTGGGAAGTCTTATTATCCGAGTTGGGTGTCCTCATTCAGACTAACTTTAATAAGTTTATGAAATGTACTTTCTATAGTTTCTGAAAACATACCAAGATTTTGACAAATAGTTTCAtgatgaagttgaaaacaaaaTAGTATTTCCAAACAGGAAAGTAAAACGAAACCCCAATCAAACAACCTCTTATACGATTAATTGTCAAATACCCAACAAGCATTCCCCTGCAGAATTGTTACATCCAAAACCTGAACAATTCACGTTCATATAAAgcgaaaaagaaacaaaaatcacGGGGACTGACTGAAAAATCATAACGATGAACGAAAGCCCTAATTAAAGC
This genomic window from Benincasa hispida cultivar B227 chromosome 4, ASM972705v1, whole genome shotgun sequence contains:
- the LOC120076314 gene encoding uncharacterized protein LOC120076314, whose protein sequence is MGQCVSCLDEGEKQQRKEEERLASVEARAKAAEAAQRRQEEFEKSAAGRAARAQLAANAKQSANTNKGEPVLKWSMG
- the LOC120075620 gene encoding protein NPGR1, giving the protein MLCACSGEQFKFEEPPQSPESLATRDFSASCLSSRTGDWDLKFEDSQVDEVESTLREALSLNYEEARALLGRLEYQRGNFDAALQVFQGIDIRSLTPRMVKAITEKTREEKPRPKGESAPPSGVMSMHSVSLLLEAILLKAKSLEELGRYIESAKECRIILDTVESALPNGMPENIGEDCKLQEMFHKALELLPTLWIKGGYLDEAINAYRRVLVKPWNLDPNKLAAIQKELAGTLLYGGVEASLPLKFHVFGPRTPKNNVEEAILLLLILMRKVVMQEINWDPEIMNHLTYALSISRQFELLAEHVERILPGIYSRAERWYFLALCYNAAGQNEAALNLLMKVCGSSEVKHKPNFHSFLLLAKLCSEDMKYARDGIKFSHRMIDMASEQGKHFNPEAHKFLGVCYGNAARASVSDSERTLFQKESLNSLQVSSLDRSHDPEVMFNISLENAVQRNLDVAFYSAMAYSNMVADGSGRGWKLLTLILSAEKRLKDAETIVDFALDEAERMDQLDFLRLKAVLKIAQEQPKQAIETYRILLALIQARDELQLQAKNFDQSKDLELEAMAERNLERAVWQDLAAIYSKLASWADAEICLNKAKSLDVHCPRGWHTTGKYFEARSLHKEALVSFSVSLSINPDYIPSIISTAEVLMKCGNQSLPIARSLLMNAVRLDPTSHEAWFNLGVLSKMEGLLLQAADFFQAAHELQLSAPLQSFV